From the Helianthus annuus cultivar XRQ/B chromosome 17, HanXRQr2.0-SUNRISE, whole genome shotgun sequence genome, the window TTATTTTGTTCACCACACCTATTAATGATATTGGTCTGAAATAAGAGAGAGTTATAGGATCCAATACCTTCGGAATAAGAGCGACGAGGCACTGCATGTATGGTGCACGCTCTTTAAAGTTCATTTAATTGTTATTAAGAAATAGTTATAAAGAGTAAAAATAAATTAACTGGCATTCATGATGACTAATTATGAAGGTGTTTGTAACTATATAGATCCAAAATTTTCTTGATATTTTTGGTACCTAGGGTATATAGAAAATTTGAAGCACAAGAAAAATGTGCTACATGAAGAAGAAGTTCACTCTAATCCGAATCAGCTACGTCCTATTAGCAGTGACACTGATCGGTGCGGTTTTAGGTGTGAAAACATACACATGTTCTAACGAGACCAAACATGATGGTTCTTTTAACACAACCAACAAGGCAATGAGTCCATCGTGTCGAAAGAGTCTTGAGTATGCAAACAATACGAATGCCACTAAAGAGTTCATGATGTGGTGGGCTAGAGGTGAGAGGCGGGCGGATGCGAAAACATGAAAGCCTAATGCTGTTGTGGCTCAAGATGGTTCAGGACCATTTAGAACCATCATGGATGCGGTTAGGACCGTGCCCAAAAACTACAGGCGACCCTTTGTTATATTCATTAAAGAAAGGTATTTACAATGAGTATGTTAAAATACCTGagcatgtaaataaataaataatgttaCCTTCATTAGTGAAGGACCAACCAAAACAAGGATCACCGGAAACACAAGTCATAATGATGTACTAACGACTTTCAAGACTGCTACCGTTGGTAAGTTTATTTTATTGTGTGTCCAGTAGTTCGGGCTAAGGTTAAATGTTTCTGGGTGAGGATAAACGTACCCCTATGAAAAAAATAGAGTGATGACGTGACTGATTTAGTAGGGGAAAGGGGTATATTTAGTACAGACCCCTGGGGAGGGGGTAGCTTAGCACAAGGCACAACCCTTTGCTTTAATGTTTGTAATTGATATGTAACAGCGGTGAGCGGAGATGGCTTCATGGCGATGGGCATAGGGTTCGAAAACATGGCGGGACCCCTAAAGTATCAAGCAGTTGCCCTTCGTGTCTCCGGTGATATGGCCATCTTTTACAACTGTGCAATGAACGGATACCAAGACACCCTATATGCCCACTCTAACAGCCAGTTTTACCCCCAATGCACCATCACAGGAACCATCGATTTCATATTCGGCAATGCATCAGCCGTCTTCCAAGACTGCAAGATGATTGTCAGGAAACCACTTGACAACCAAGTGTGCACCATGACAGCCCAGGGGCGAACCAACCGCACATCAAAAGGTGCATTGGTCCTCCAGGGCTGCACCATCACAACTGTACTAAAACAAGGAGCAGCCACAACCATAGCCCCAAATTCACCATAAACCATTAAGCCAAACATATTATGCAAACTACAAAAACGGAGTCTTGTTCACTGAACCAAATTTAGAATTCGTCACTCGCATACCCATCATACGTATAATACAATAACTAAACTTGGTCACCATTCTAACAAGAAAATCTCTATATCAATAAGAACTTCAAAATGAAGacaaaaattaagaaaaaaaactaGCAGCATGGTGATTTGCTCCAAATCTAGCTCTACCGCTACAGtcttttgtgcatttttacctactGTTTTCCCATAATTGCAAAACATTTACGCCTTCTTTTTGGCTATTATTTCAGCGATCAGACTAATCTGCAAGAAACTATCATGTTAATAAAAAATACACAGAAGGCTAAAGTGGATGAAAGTTTTACTCACATATTGGTCAAACGATTGCACTCGAGCAGCATAGACCAAATAACTTTCTTCATTCTCGAGTCCAAAAATATGTAATTAGTATGCAGAATCGCGATCCTGATAATACCCCAATAGCTTACTGACAAGTGGAACGAAGGCAGCTAATGCAATTTGAAGCTGTTCTGAGCTATTTAAACGAACGCTAACTTGACCGGAACCcttattatttaaattaaaacGACCAATCAAATTAGTAGACCGACCAATAGGAATCTGCGACTGTGCATTCCATCCAAGCGCCAGATCACCATGCCAATCCATAACCGAGAGACCAATTGTTGACAAAAACCGACCCAAAGGATAATCTTTATCTCTTAACGTAGCCTCCAAACTGCCGCCATAAGCCACATCACCACGACCGATAACCGCTCCTCCTGCCACCACTAACTGCCCTCGTTTATTAATCGTTAATTTGTCCTCAAATTTAACACCACCGGTTAACGAGTCACCCATGTACGTAGCTGAAAAACCCACTGACGCTTTGTTTTTTCTGTAATTAATGAACCGGGTGTCGCTTCTTAAAGTATACGACATTTCTTTTCCGACAGTCTGCATATCTAACGCTAAAgttgttgactttgactttccatGTTTTAACGCACTCGATACCTCCATTTGGAGATTCGCATCCTTTTTATCTTTGGTAATCTGACCTGAAAACGATATGGGTATCTTTTGTTTAACTGCAAGCAAGTGTTCCACGTTAATTCCTTCATAACCAACATCATGGTCCCAACCATGTGGGTCAAGTACGGGTCTAATGAGCCATTGATTAGCAGACTCGAGAGCCCGATACCGATGCGTCGGGTTATCTGCATCAAACGAAGCAGGTAAATTCATATCTTGAGCCGCAACAGGAACCGTTGCAGAACCGTTACTGTCTTCTTCTACATTATCGGTTAAATCAGTTGGGAAATCTTTAGCTGCTTCTGCcattttcttcatcatttttctttgtttcttttcttCGTGCAACTGTTTCTTCATGAAGAGTTTTTCTCTGTATTCCAATTCATCGTAATATGATTTCTTTTGTGCCTTACTAAGCTTTGACAATTGGGAATTAGTCAACCGCTTAAACGGTGGTAACTCATCGTATTCCGATGATTCCTCATCAGATGACTCATCCATGTCATCACCGTCATCATCATCACCGAACTGCTCATGAGGTAGCTTAAGCTGAGGTCTAgattgtaaaagatttgaaagaatATACGGTAACGGCGGTGCTCGAGTTCTTGCCGCAAACGGCTTGCCAGGTGGCGAATCTTGCAACTTTAAAAGCATATTAGCTTCAACCAGAATCTTCGAAGCAAATGAAAGTAGTAACAAATGAGGCTTCCACACTTGACCGTTCGGCAAAACCCTTTGACCAGCCCGATTCGTTCTACACGCCGAATGGTTTTCAACTAAGGAAACAGGGTTCATGAGCCGCATATCACCCGCAGCCTGTCGAATGGCTTGCTGGACCACATGAGACCGTTGGGTCACAAACATGTCGTAACTAGTAGCTGTACCATTCGGGCCTTCGGGTGGAGCCGATGCAGCATGGGTCAAGACCACAATAGCGTTAAACCATATAGATTGACCAAATATATCGGTTATCGTTCTCAAAAGTGGCATATCACCAAAATCCCGAGTTTGCATATCCAAACGATCAAGATACAACACGATATCCGGAGGTGATTTTTGAATAAACCGTTTAACAGAGTGGAGAATTTTCTCGTTTTTCCTTTGATCAGCCCATGAAGAAAGAAGGCCCGGTGTGTCAATAACACGAACCTTTATCCCCTGCACGGTTCCAACAACATCTTGAACTTTCCTCGTTCCAACTTGAAACGCATCGGTTCCGAACTTAACTTCATCAAATATCGAATTAATCGTTGAACTTTTCCCGACACCGGTTTTCCCAAGAACCATGATGGTGCACGAAAACTCAAGCGGTTCTTGACCAGCGGCTTCCAACTGCTCAGCCATGGCACTAGCACGCTCGAAGCTAAAAGCCGCAACACGACCTCCGTTGCTACCTCTTATTTGTTCAGCCAAACCTAACCTATATAAGACCTGAGCCACAACAACGTTATGCGGGGTCTGCCCGAGCCTCCGGGCAAGTCTCAAAAACTTGACCCGAATCATCTGGAGCTTTTCACGGGTGTCGTCATTTTCATCAGGCTCCCCGATCGTTGGTTCATCAACGACTTGGTTTTGCAGAGAAGCGTTTCCGTTTCCGTTTGGCTGAGACTGAACCACACGGTGTGCCGGTTCCAGTAGCGGTGCACCTCTGCCAAGACCAGCGGGACGAGTTGGAGCTGTCGATGAAGATGGGGTGGGGATGAGTGCGGTGGTAGGTTTGGAATCAGGTTTGAGATTAGGAACAGGTGTCGGTGTTGTAGATTTTGGTGTAGATAAAGAAACACCGATAACAGACCTCGGTTCTGGTTCTTTCTTCACTGGCGTATCTTGTTTCACTTCATGTTCAATCGGTTCACTTTTTTCATCATTGATGACTGAAGTACTTTCTTCTTCTGTTATTTTTTCATTTTGATTTCGTGAAGATAAATCAAAACTTTTCGGTTCTCCCTCTTGAACTTGTTCAGCTGTTGGTACGTCTTTATTTTCAGCAACCAAATTATCGTTTTCATTCATATCTCTATTTGCTTCAACTCCTATCTCTCCATCTGGCTGTGTTTCGAGACTCACGGAATCTCCATTGACACCATCTTCATGAACCACTGTTTCATCCGGATCAACATGGTTTGAAACTCCATTTTCAGAACTTTCCAAAATTACTGTAGCTGGCTTCTCGCTAACCTCGTGAACATTTTCCGATACATCTGCGTTGGATACCGTTTGAACCTCATTTACCCCATTGTCTATAATCTCATTAGTCATGTTTTGCTCATCAATCACATCCACCGTTTTCGCTTCCTCTTTTTCACCAATCACTGACGCATCAGTTTCCAACTCACTAGCCTGATCTTTTGCAGTATCGTCGGAAGTACTTTCTCCGTCGATTACCTGCAACACATTAATCCCTTTCTCCTCGCTACTATCGTCATTCACGGCCACATTAGCTTCAAATCCACTCGGCTGTTTTCTGGCAGTATCGTCCGATGCATTTCTCTCCTTGCTACTATCGTTATTCACGGCCTCATAAGCTTCAGATCCACTCGGCTGCTTGCCGGCTGTATTCTCAGATGCATTTCTCTCCTCACTTCCATCCGCCATATTAAGCATTTTTTCATCCGATTCATCACAATCCACAAACTCGTTACTTTCTTTTATAACGGGTTGATCCCCGTTTGTATTACCATAGGTACTTTCCCCATCAGCCACCTGCATACATCACCAATCAATAAAACAAACAAACTTCTTATTAACGAaaaacaaataacaaacaacGATAAGATTACCTTCACAGGTACAACCTCCTCAACACGATCAATATCAATGTTCTCCGAAACCGTTTGACTCTCACTAGAACCCTCTGATGCATCTTCTAACTTCTCCGTTTCCCCATCTAACCGTAACGAAACACCCGAATCGCCACCGTTCTCAACACCACCATTTATCCCCTCAAAAACATCTTTATCAAATTCTTCTACTTCTAACTTCACTTGTTCCACTTTACTCACACCATTTTCCATCACAACCCCCTAAAATCTATCTCAAGAACCTGGATCCCTAAAcccataataaaaataaataaaaaaacctaaaaaagataaataaagcAAACATATACTAAACCAAATATTAACAATAATACAATCAAACACAGGTCAATACACACTATAACAAGATCTATATTCAACAAAGATACATAAAGTTGAAAACTTGAACTTGAATTCTAGATAAAAACTAGGGTTTAAGGAAGCAAAGTGATGTATATTAAAGGGATAAAAGGTGATACCTGAACTTGTGGATTGGTGTTGATGataagaaaagatgaagaagaagaagaaaggagaAAGAGcaaaagggggagaaaaattaTAGAATTTTATCGCATCCCTGTTGGAGCTATATCTTACACCTAACTTGTACTGTTTCGAGGGGGTATCAGATCGTACGGTGGATAATGCTTCATCAGAATAATCGTTGGTTTAGGGCGACTCGTATTATTATCTAAATCTTTTTATATACATAGTAATCAGTATAGTtacctcagtatatgggatctcTCTTCAATTTAGCATGTAACTTTTATGggctaatcaaataaaaaattaacTAATGAGGTGATGGTTTATTTGTAAAGGTaaaacattttaaatattttGGGAGGGATGATATTGGGTTCAAGTCCATCATaggattaaaagaaatttattgttcaaaaaaattaaaagttaggTAGATTGAGTAAAAATGAagtttaaattttttatatttcAAATCAATTGTTAAGATgaaaatattgaaaaaaaaaataatataatgaATATTTTTGGAATATGCTATTTTTGGACTCTCTGTTCACATGTATGCAATATACTTCTCTCATCTTTTATACATTCATATTTTTTAATATGAcagtaattttttttataaaaaagttgCACCATAATATATTTTCATCTTTAATTTGAGTAGCTATTGATATATCTTAAAGAGCCCCAAGAATTGTGTTCTATTTCTATATTATATAACATTTTTGTGCTTGTTTTTTTACTGGactttgtactatattttttgtgctgaatttttttgtgCTTTATTTGTTTGTA encodes:
- the LOC110866384 gene encoding pectinesterase-like — encoded protein: MCYMKKKFTLIRISYVLLAVTLIGAVLGVKTYTCSNETKHDGSFNTTNKAMSPSCRKSLEYANNTNATKEFMMWWARAVSGDGFMAMGIGFENMAGPLKYQAVALRVSGDMAIFYNCAMNGYQDTLYAHSNSQFYPQCTITGTIDFIFGNASAVFQDCKMIVRKPLDNQVCTMTAQGRTNRTSKGALVLQGCTITTVLKQGAATTIAPNSP
- the LOC110867663 gene encoding translocase of chloroplast 120, chloroplastic; the protein is MENGVSKVEQVKLEVEEFDKDVFEGINGGVENGGDSGVSLRLDGETEKLEDASEGSSESQTVSENIDIDRVEEVVPVKVADGESTYGNTNGDQPVIKESNEFVDCDESDEKMLNMADGSEERNASENTAGKQPSGSEAYEAVNNDSSKERNASDDTARKQPSGFEANVAVNDDSSEEKGINVLQVIDGESTSDDTAKDQASELETDASVIGEKEEAKTVDVIDEQNMTNEIIDNGVNEVQTVSNADVSENVHEVSEKPATVILESSENGVSNHVDPDETVVHEDGVNGDSVSLETQPDGEIGVEANRDMNENDNLVAENKDVPTAEQVQEGEPKSFDLSSRNQNEKITEEESTSVINDEKSEPIEHEVKQDTPVKKEPEPRSVIGVSLSTPKSTTPTPVPNLKPDSKPTTALIPTPSSSTAPTRPAGLGRGAPLLEPAHRVVQSQPNGNGNASLQNQVVDEPTIGEPDENDDTREKLQMIRVKFLRLARRLGQTPHNVVVAQVLYRLGLAEQIRGSNGGRVAAFSFERASAMAEQLEAAGQEPLEFSCTIMVLGKTGVGKSSTINSIFDEVKFGTDAFQVGTRKVQDVVGTVQGIKVRVIDTPGLLSSWADQRKNEKILHSVKRFIQKSPPDIVLYLDRLDMQTRDFGDMPLLRTITDIFGQSIWFNAIVVLTHAASAPPEGPNGTATSYDMFVTQRSHVVQQAIRQAAGDMRLMNPVSLVENHSACRTNRAGQRVLPNGQVWKPHLLLLSFASKILVEANMLLKLQDSPPGKPFAARTRAPPLPYILSNLLQSRPQLKLPHEQFGDDDDGDDMDESSDEESSEYDELPPFKRLTNSQLSKLSKAQKKSYYDELEYREKLFMKKQLHEEKKQRKMMKKMAEAAKDFPTDLTDNVEEDSNGSATVPVAAQDMNLPASFDADNPTHRYRALESANQWLIRPVLDPHGWDHDVGYEGINVEHLLAVKQKIPISFSGQITKDKKDANLQMEVSSALKHGKSKSTTLALDMQTVGKEMSYTLRSDTRFINYRKNKASVGFSATYMGDSLTGGVKFEDKLTINKRGQLVVAGGAVIGRGDVAYGGSLEATLRDKDYPLGRFLSTIGLSVMDWHGDLALGWNAQSQIPIGRSTNLIGRFNLNNKGSGQVSVRLNSSEQLQIALAAFVPLVSKLLGYYQDRDSAY